From a single Glycine soja cultivar W05 chromosome 19, ASM419377v2, whole genome shotgun sequence genomic region:
- the LOC114398088 gene encoding uncharacterized protein LOC114398088 — translation MYVTRPLSMYRRSPSTLSMPPPDGPYSGYLVITDEEAEAEDTCCWRLCRRKKVKKLPFPQDKIFSVTHASEYEQTSSTKVWFLPVPDHPLASNRYYVIRAKGRQKGKAYKCSREADIVTCCFTDILNDQRPKPFNLKDLYQIFKIHSHQSGGFFARSITPDGIPPSFLRKKGWRIRTSGSYRSCKLSEALGVDAPLREKLPDFNFPISRKRSPPVTVGRWYCPFIFVRDNGTRVKHQMKKSMYYSMTLEQRWEEVYTCGNDHHHEKSDEGDDNGGGGGGGVVIVNVCVEREVVLVSGMEATRNGSTDANGFFWYRAYDAYNKRRANVGLSSAIVEHMRWVQEAGGWAYGHGRERVVRVREEARCQSEWLRFGCYVLVESFCLRTLDGKLVLRYDFRHTHKVKCKWE, via the exons atgtaTGTAACTAGGCCTTTGTCAATGTACAGAAGATCTCCAAGTACTCTATCAATGCCACCACCAGATGGTCCTTATTCAGGTTATCTTGTGATCACAGATGAGGAAGCAGAAGCAGAAGACACGTGTTGTTGGCGTCTATGCAGGCGTAAGAAGGTTAAGAAACTACCTTTCCCTCAGGACAAAATCTTCTCTGTCACTCATGCATCAGAGTATGAACAAACTTCAAGCACCAAGGTTTGGTTTCTCCCTGTGCCTGATCACCCTCTAGCTTCCAACCGCTACTACGTCATCAGAGCCAAAGGCAGACAGAAGGG GAAAGCATACAAATGCTCAAGAGAGGCGGACATTGTCACATGCTGCTTCACAGACATCTTGAATGACCAAAGACCAAAGCCTTTCAATCTGAAAGACTTGTACCAAATTTTCAAGATTCATAGTCACCAAAGTGGTGGATTTTTTGCTAGGTCCATTACTCCTGATGGCATTCCTCCCTCATTCCTAAGAAAAAAAGGATGGAGAATTAGAACATCAGGCTCATATAGATCTTGCAAGCTAAGTGAAGCTCTTGGTGTTGATGCCCCTCTTAGGGAGAAGCTTCCAGATTTCAACTTTCCAATCTCTAGAAAACGTTCACCTCCTGTGACAGTAGGAAGATGGTACTGTCCATTCATATTTGTGAGGGACAATGGAACAAGAGTCAAACACCAAATGAAGAAGTCCATGTACTACAGCATGACACTTGAGCAAAGGTGGGAAGAGGTTTACACTTGTGGTAATGATCATCATCATGAGAAGAGTGATGAAGGGGATGataatggtggtggtggtggtggtggtgtggTTATTGTGAATGTGTGTGTGGAGAGAGAGGTGGTTTTGGTGTCTGGCATGGAAGCCACAAGGAATGGAAGCACTGATGCCAATGGTTTCTTTTGGTATAGAGCATATGATGCATATAATAAGAGAAGGGCAAATGTGGGGTTGAGTTCAGCAATTGTTGAGCACATGAGATGGGTGCAAGAGGCTGGAGGATGGGCTTATGGTCATGGAAGAGAGAGGGTGGTGAGAGTGAGGGAAGAGGCAAGATGCCAGAGTGAATGGCTAAGGTTTGGGTGTTATGTGTTGGTGGAAAGTTTCTGTTTGAGGACACTTGATGGGAAGTTAGTGTTGAGATATGACTTTAGGCACACACACAAGGTCAAATGCAAATGGGAGTAG